One Planctomycetaceae bacterium genomic region harbors:
- the rplK gene encoding 50S ribosomal protein L11, protein MGKQLVTQIKVQVTGGQATPAPPVGTALGPHGVNIGQFVQQFNDQTRDMMGTTIPVVISVYNDRSFDFILKSPPAAVLLKKAASIAKGSSNPLKTKVGTVKRSQLEEIAKVKFNDLNSSSIEQAMKVIAGTARSMGLEVVE, encoded by the coding sequence ATGGGTAAACAGTTGGTGACGCAAATCAAGGTTCAGGTCACCGGTGGACAGGCGACACCCGCGCCGCCCGTCGGAACGGCCCTGGGGCCTCATGGAGTGAACATCGGGCAGTTCGTCCAGCAGTTTAATGATCAGACACGCGACATGATGGGGACGACCATTCCCGTCGTCATCTCCGTCTACAACGACCGTTCGTTCGACTTCATCCTGAAGAGCCCGCCAGCTGCAGTGTTGCTGAAGAAGGCGGCATCGATCGCGAAGGGATCGTCCAATCCGCTGAAGACAAAGGTGGGGACCGTCAAGCGGTCGCAGCTCGAAGAAATCGCAAAAGTGAAGTTCAATGACCTGAATTCGTCTTCGATTGAACAGGCGATGAAAGTGATCGCAGGCACCGCCAGAAGCATGGGGCTGGAGGTCGTCGAATAG
- the nusG gene encoding transcription termination/antitermination protein NusG, which produces MTEGSEGYGSSDEMLWYVLKVQTNRERTIRDALLKKIRLEGLEEYFGEIVIPSEKVVDTRSGKAREHDRKLFPGYIMIQMMLNDETWYLVRDTGGVGDFAGAAGRPMPMEQHEVDRMLGRAEEDAAAAPRVKIEFSRGDVVKIREGTFESFEGTIEEIDEHNGKVSVLIEIFGRSTPVELDHWQVESV; this is translated from the coding sequence ATGACTGAAGGATCTGAAGGATATGGCTCGTCCGATGAAATGCTTTGGTACGTACTGAAGGTGCAGACGAACCGCGAGCGGACGATTCGCGATGCACTCCTGAAGAAGATCCGACTTGAGGGCCTGGAGGAATACTTCGGCGAGATTGTGATCCCCTCGGAGAAAGTGGTTGATACTCGAAGTGGCAAGGCAAGGGAGCACGATCGCAAGCTGTTTCCCGGCTACATCATGATTCAGATGATGCTGAATGATGAGACATGGTACTTGGTGCGGGACACCGGCGGAGTCGGCGATTTTGCCGGGGCTGCCGGCAGGCCGATGCCCATGGAGCAGCATGAAGTCGACCGAATGCTGGGGCGGGCCGAAGAGGATGCCGCGGCGGCGCCCAGAGTCAAGATTGAATTCTCCCGGGGCGACGTCGTCAAGATCCGCGAAGGAACGTTCGAAAGCTTTGAGGGAACGATCGAAGAAATTGACGAGCACAATGGCAAGGTTTCTGTACTGATTGAGATTTTTGGCCGGTCAACGCCGGTTGAACTCGATCACTGGCAGGTTGAGTCTGTTTAG
- the secE gene encoding preprotein translocase subunit SecE produces MSGKGAASILPQLFRVGLYKPSQGRLVRQATFIGIAVVTGFGAMTLANGPLGAMQTPVQIGVPLAVWMCCCWFAFRAVNVPKFADFLISVESELEKVVWPGRREVLQATVVVLVTMLFLGVFLSAMDFIWKELFSLIHFIDY; encoded by the coding sequence ATGTCAGGCAAGGGTGCTGCTTCAATTCTGCCTCAACTGTTCCGGGTCGGTCTGTACAAACCCAGCCAGGGGCGGCTGGTCCGTCAGGCGACGTTCATCGGAATTGCTGTCGTAACGGGGTTTGGAGCGATGACGCTGGCAAACGGCCCGCTGGGAGCGATGCAGACTCCGGTTCAGATCGGTGTTCCGCTGGCTGTGTGGATGTGTTGCTGCTGGTTTGCTTTTCGCGCGGTCAACGTGCCCAAATTTGCTGACTTCCTGATTTCTGTTGAATCGGAACTGGAAAAAGTCGTTTGGCCCGGTCGCCGCGAAGTCTTGCAGGCAACGGTTGTTGTCCTGGTAACGATGCTGTTTCTGGGAGTCTTTCTTTCCGCCATGGACTTTATCTGGAAGGAATTGTTTTCCCTGATTCATTTCATCGACTACTAG
- a CDS encoding glutathione peroxidase, translated as MNSFRSLMLVPAVIAGGVFAAGSAAAGDSFYEFDVKSLAGDKVDLAQYKGKVLLVVNVASKCGATEQYKQLQEMYDKHKEEGLVVLGFPCNQFGGQEPGSAKEIQEFCSSTYAVKFPMFSKIDVNGSEEAPLYGWLKKHAEDHTDIGWNFEKFVIGRDGNVVARFKTRTKPDAPEVIAAIEKELAKAAAE; from the coding sequence ATGAATTCGTTCCGCTCGCTGATGTTGGTCCCCGCTGTGATCGCCGGGGGTGTATTCGCCGCCGGAAGTGCCGCAGCAGGCGATTCCTTTTACGAATTTGACGTGAAGTCGCTGGCCGGCGACAAGGTGGATCTGGCTCAGTACAAGGGAAAGGTGCTGTTGGTTGTCAACGTGGCCAGCAAATGCGGCGCGACTGAGCAGTACAAGCAGCTTCAGGAGATGTACGACAAGCATAAGGAAGAGGGGCTGGTTGTTCTGGGATTTCCCTGCAATCAGTTCGGCGGCCAGGAACCCGGATCCGCTAAGGAGATTCAGGAATTCTGCTCGTCAACGTACGCGGTGAAGTTTCCGATGTTCTCAAAAATCGACGTGAATGGCAGCGAGGAGGCCCCGCTTTACGGCTGGCTGAAGAAGCATGCTGAAGACCACACGGACATCGGGTGGAACTTTGAGAAATTCGTGATTGGCAGAGACGGAAACGTGGTGGCTCGTTTCAAAACGCGGACGAAGCCTGACGCCCCGGAAGTGATCGCGGCGATTGAGAAGGAGCTCGCGAAAGCAGCCGCCGAATAA
- a CDS encoding GlsB/YeaQ/YmgE family stress response membrane protein: protein MSEVEVIEIIKTSLNELLRWVGFGTLTGLAAKAIMPGRDPGGAVATVLMGIGGSVIGCGTVLFFWRDAEIDPISGKGFVAATLGAFILLFFYRLLAGSFISESSGHEDKMMHKTRKRSRRRKMIEDMLNDAA, encoded by the coding sequence ATGTCCGAAGTCGAAGTCATCGAAATCATCAAGACCAGCCTCAACGAACTCCTTCGCTGGGTGGGCTTCGGGACGCTGACCGGACTGGCAGCCAAAGCGATCATGCCCGGCCGCGACCCGGGCGGTGCCGTGGCGACGGTCCTGATGGGCATCGGAGGCAGTGTGATCGGCTGCGGAACGGTCCTGTTTTTCTGGCGCGACGCGGAGATCGATCCCATTAGCGGCAAGGGATTCGTCGCCGCGACGCTGGGTGCCTTCATCCTGCTGTTCTTCTATCGCCTGCTTGCCGGTTCGTTCATCAGCGAGTCCAGCGGGCACGAAGACAAGATGATGCACAAGACGCGCAAGCGAAGCCGTCGACGCAAGATGATCGAAGACATGCTGAACGACGCTGCGTGA
- the ispG gene encoding (E)-4-hydroxy-3-methylbut-2-enyl-diphosphate synthase translates to MTTIQRNPTRPVRIGSVTIGDSHPIAIQSMTATRTRDIDATVRQIRDLVDAGADIVRVAIDSRNDAEALIEIRSQVDGNLSVDLQENYRLAEVIAPHVDKIRYNPGHLYHHERDKPWHEKVQYLVGVARDNDCALRVGVNCGSVDPDKKSKFAADDSVSPMLESAWEHCDLLDGMDFTRYCVSLKDSDPANVVDVNRRFAEKRPDVPLHLGVTEAGMPPEGIIKTRIAFEQLVSRGIGDTIRVSLTVPNNRKPEEIAAGRAILDDIAGGRVRSVVDYGLKTLNIISCPSCSRVENEAFIDLAEQVRDMTAYAQDHAITIAVMGCRVNGPGETDDADLGLWCGPNQVNLKKGPESLGAFGYDEILPRLKAELDSLIEQKCPTP, encoded by the coding sequence GTGACCACCATTCAGCGAAATCCGACTCGACCCGTTCGGATCGGCAGCGTGACGATCGGCGACAGCCATCCGATCGCGATTCAGAGCATGACGGCGACCCGGACTCGTGACATTGACGCCACAGTGCGGCAGATCCGGGATCTGGTCGACGCCGGGGCCGATATCGTGCGAGTCGCAATTGACAGCCGCAACGACGCGGAGGCCCTGATTGAAATCCGCAGTCAGGTCGACGGCAATCTTTCGGTCGATCTGCAGGAAAACTACCGACTGGCGGAAGTGATTGCTCCGCATGTCGACAAGATCCGTTACAACCCCGGGCACCTTTACCACCACGAACGTGACAAACCGTGGCACGAAAAAGTGCAGTACCTTGTCGGCGTCGCTCGGGACAACGATTGTGCCCTTCGAGTCGGCGTGAATTGCGGATCCGTGGACCCGGACAAGAAGTCGAAGTTCGCCGCGGACGACTCCGTTTCACCGATGCTGGAAAGTGCGTGGGAACACTGCGATTTGCTGGACGGGATGGACTTCACTCGCTACTGCGTTTCATTGAAGGACTCCGATCCGGCAAACGTCGTCGATGTCAACCGGCGGTTTGCCGAAAAGCGTCCCGATGTTCCGCTGCATCTGGGCGTCACCGAGGCGGGAATGCCGCCTGAAGGAATCATTAAGACTCGCATCGCGTTCGAGCAACTGGTCAGTCGCGGTATCGGCGACACAATCCGCGTTTCTCTGACAGTGCCCAACAACCGGAAGCCGGAAGAAATTGCCGCCGGACGAGCAATCCTTGACGACATCGCCGGCGGGCGAGTGCGGTCCGTTGTCGACTACGGGCTGAAGACGCTGAATATCATCAGTTGCCCAAGCTGTTCGCGAGTGGAGAACGAGGCGTTCATCGATCTGGCCGAGCAGGTTCGCGACATGACCGCGTACGCTCAGGATCACGCCATTACGATCGCCGTGATGGGCTGCCGCGTGAACGGACCGGGTGAAACCGACGACGCCGATCTGGGACTCTGGTGCGGACCAAATCAGGTGAATCTGAAAAAGGGTCCGGAAAGTCTGGGAGCCTTCGGGTACGACGAAATCCTGCCTCGACTGAAGGCGGAACTGGATTCGCTGATTGAACAGAAATGCCCGACCCCGTGA
- the rpmG gene encoding 50S ribosomal protein L33: MREYVWLECTETGMRNYRVIKETRGTERLELMKYCPRLRRHTLHKESRKK, from the coding sequence GTGCGCGAGTACGTCTGGCTGGAATGCACGGAAACCGGTATGCGAAATTACCGCGTGATCAAGGAAACACGCGGGACGGAGCGGCTGGAACTGATGAAGTACTGCCCCAGGCTGCGGAGGCACACGCTTCACAAGGAATCTCGCAAGAAGTAA
- the rplL gene encoding 50S ribosomal protein L7/L12 — protein MSTAEAEAATEFDASTKELGDKIVGLTLLEAKKVVDYLKEVHGIEPAGGGAIMMAAPAGDGGGGEAAAEKTEFDVVLTGDGGNKIPVIKVVRAATGLGLKEAKELVEAAPKAVKEGVSKEDAEKLKAEIEGAGGTCEIK, from the coding sequence ATGTCAACTGCCGAGGCAGAAGCCGCTACGGAATTTGATGCGTCAACCAAAGAGCTGGGCGATAAGATCGTCGGCCTGACGTTGCTGGAAGCGAAGAAGGTCGTGGACTACCTGAAGGAAGTTCATGGCATCGAACCGGCCGGCGGCGGCGCCATCATGATGGCAGCACCCGCCGGTGATGGTGGCGGCGGTGAAGCTGCCGCAGAAAAGACGGAATTTGACGTCGTGCTCACGGGCGACGGCGGCAACAAGATTCCTGTCATCAAGGTTGTCCGCGCCGCGACCGGCTTGGGCCTGAAGGAAGCCAAGGAACTTGTTGAGGCTGCTCCGAAGGCCGTCAAGGAAGGCGTCTCGAAAGAAGACGCCGAAAAGCTGAAAGCCGAAATCGAGGGTGCCGGCGGCACCTGCGAAATCAAGTAG
- the rplJ gene encoding 50S ribosomal protein L10, which produces MSRRIKDMLISDIQSRLGDSRDFLVVDVSKLDAVSANKWRIALRQSRISALTVKNSIARNALQRLEITGLENVLNGPSTLLWGGEDVVALSKEISRWAKQLSGLEIKGGTVEGQGLDAAAVESLSKSPGRAELIAEIAGLMLAPGRQLAGAMQAPGGLLAGALKKISGDDD; this is translated from the coding sequence ATGAGTCGTCGAATTAAAGACATGCTGATTTCGGACATTCAGTCACGGCTGGGTGATTCGCGGGATTTCCTTGTGGTGGATGTTTCAAAACTCGACGCGGTGTCGGCGAATAAATGGCGAATTGCACTGCGCCAGTCACGTATTTCCGCCCTGACGGTCAAGAACTCAATCGCTCGAAATGCGTTGCAGCGACTGGAAATCACCGGTCTGGAGAATGTTCTTAACGGTCCGTCAACACTGCTTTGGGGCGGTGAAGATGTTGTTGCGTTGTCGAAAGAAATCTCCCGCTGGGCGAAGCAGCTCTCCGGACTGGAGATTAAGGGCGGCACCGTCGAGGGTCAGGGGCTGGACGCCGCGGCCGTTGAGTCGCTGAGTAAGAGTCCGGGGCGCGCCGAACTGATTGCGGAGATCGCCGGATTGATGCTGGCACCGGGGCGTCAGCTTGCCGGTGCGATGCAGGCTCCCGGCGGGTTGCTTGCCGGCGCGCTGAAGAAGATCTCCGGGGATGACGACTAG
- the rplA gene encoding 50S ribosomal protein L1 — MKALVEKARELGVVELPRAVESLKALEGKLPKGIKPCKFDQTVEIAVRLGVDPKQADQMVRGSIVLPHGIGKSQRVLVFAQGDNVSVAKSAGADHVGGRELADKIKDGWLDFDVAIATPDMMGVVGPLGRVLGPRGLMPSPRAGTVTQDVATAVKEYKAGKVEFRVDSGSNVHCVVGRLSFDAAKLQENIESLLHYIRSLKPSTSKGVYLRGMYVTATMSPSIAVAI, encoded by the coding sequence ATGAAAGCGCTCGTTGAAAAAGCTCGGGAGCTGGGTGTTGTCGAACTTCCAAGGGCCGTTGAATCGCTGAAGGCTCTTGAAGGAAAGCTTCCGAAGGGCATCAAGCCCTGCAAGTTCGATCAGACAGTGGAAATCGCCGTTCGGCTGGGCGTTGACCCCAAACAGGCTGACCAGATGGTTCGCGGGTCGATCGTTCTGCCGCATGGAATCGGCAAGTCACAGCGTGTGCTTGTGTTCGCGCAGGGTGACAACGTTTCTGTCGCGAAATCTGCAGGGGCCGACCATGTCGGGGGCCGGGAACTTGCAGATAAGATCAAGGACGGATGGCTCGACTTCGATGTCGCGATCGCGACACCGGACATGATGGGGGTGGTCGGCCCGCTGGGTCGAGTCCTCGGGCCGCGCGGATTGATGCCGTCGCCACGTGCGGGCACTGTGACCCAGGACGTTGCAACGGCCGTGAAGGAATACAAGGCCGGCAAGGTGGAATTTCGTGTTGATTCAGGTTCGAACGTTCACTGCGTCGTCGGTCGCCTGTCGTTCGACGCCGCGAAGCTGCAGGAAAACATTGAGTCTCTGCTGCACTACATTCGCAGCCTGAAACCATCCACATCCAAGGGCGTTTACCTTCGAGGCATGTACGTTACGGCAACGATGTCTCCTTCAATTGCGGTCGCTATCTGA
- the tuf gene encoding elongation factor Tu, which translates to MAKEQFQRTKPHVNVGTIGHIDHGKTTTTAAILAVQAAKGLANAVSYSEVAKGGTVRDETKTVTIAVSHVEYETPNRHYAHIDCPGHADYIKNMITGAAQMDGAILVVSAADGPMPQTREHILLARQVDVPALVVFLNKCDLVDDEDLLELVEMEVRELLTKYDFPGDDVPLVRGNAKGALDNPSDETYSKCITELMEALDSYIPEPAREADKPFLMAVEDVFSIEGRGTVATGRIEQGVVKVGEKVQVVGLRDTQETTCTGVEMFQKTLDQGIAGDNVGLLLRGLKKEDIQRGQVLAAPNTIHPHVKFEAEVYVLSKEEGGRHTPFFSGYRPQFYFRTTDVTGAAKLLGGAEMCMPGDNVKLEVEMGKPIALDAGSRFAIREGGRTVGSGVVTKILE; encoded by the coding sequence ATGGCAAAGGAACAATTTCAGCGCACGAAGCCTCATGTGAATGTGGGCACAATCGGCCACATCGACCACGGCAAGACAACGACAACAGCCGCAATTCTGGCTGTGCAGGCCGCGAAGGGACTTGCGAATGCGGTCTCCTACTCCGAGGTTGCCAAGGGGGGCACGGTCCGCGACGAAACAAAGACCGTCACGATTGCCGTCAGCCACGTTGAATACGAAACACCCAATCGGCACTACGCCCACATCGATTGCCCCGGCCACGCCGACTACATCAAGAACATGATCACCGGTGCCGCCCAGATGGACGGTGCGATCCTGGTGGTGTCCGCAGCCGACGGGCCGATGCCTCAGACTCGTGAGCACATCCTGCTGGCTCGCCAGGTGGACGTCCCGGCCCTCGTCGTGTTCCTGAATAAGTGCGACCTTGTCGACGATGAGGACCTGCTGGAACTCGTCGAGATGGAAGTTCGCGAACTGCTGACGAAGTACGACTTTCCGGGCGACGACGTTCCGCTGGTCCGCGGCAACGCCAAGGGCGCGCTGGACAATCCGTCCGACGAAACCTACAGCAAGTGCATCACAGAGCTGATGGAGGCTCTCGACTCGTACATTCCCGAGCCCGCTCGTGAAGCCGATAAGCCGTTCCTGATGGCCGTTGAAGACGTGTTTTCCATCGAAGGTCGCGGCACTGTGGCAACCGGCCGTATTGAGCAGGGTGTCGTCAAGGTCGGCGAAAAGGTTCAGGTTGTCGGGCTTCGTGATACCCAGGAAACGACCTGCACCGGCGTCGAAATGTTTCAGAAGACGCTGGATCAGGGAATTGCCGGTGACAACGTCGGCCTGCTTCTGCGAGGTCTGAAGAAGGAAGACATTCAACGGGGTCAGGTGCTCGCCGCACCCAACACCATTCATCCGCACGTGAAGTTCGAAGCAGAAGTTTATGTGCTCAGCAAGGAGGAAGGTGGCCGTCATACGCCATTCTTCTCCGGGTATCGACCGCAATTCTACTTCCGTACGACAGACGTCACCGGCGCGGCCAAGCTGCTTGGCGGCGCGGAGATGTGCATGCCTGGTGACAACGTGAAGCTGGAAGTCGAAATGGGCAAGCCGATCGCTCTGGATGCAGGTAGTCGCTTCGCAATTCGTGAAGGCGGCCGCACCGTGGGATCCGGCGTCGTTACAAAAATCCTTGAGTAA
- a CDS encoding sigma-70 family RNA polymerase sigma factor, whose amino-acid sequence MGHYNTDTISELANQQMRFAPQAVRHRQIAGAEALLDQVDGAKAYNFADICKRLTGYRPERTDTGQIAGTDLIHDLRCFIEDLSESLKLESNDFSEPLLTVREVSEKLNVSAKTVDRWRNRGLASRRVLVGGRRRVVIPQSTLDRFVETHRDEVDRSQNFRQLSDEERERIIFLARQLASEGLGLTDVSRRVAQRFDRATETIRYTLRDFDSKNPQNAIFPTNGTRLSTSHENLAYDLYSAGIPLTDLARRFGRPKSMIQAVIADVRARRIKSLDIDFIDSEEFRLPDADRIIRTTAPEYDEPDSTARVPTDLPAYLAELYNVPLLNKAQEQHYFRLMNYLKFKASNLQQDLDLKQPKGRPVAEIEAILKEVAEVKSLLIRSNLRLVVSIAKRHLKPGANFFELVSDGNMSLIRAIEKFDYFRGNKFSTYASWAIMKNFARSVPAESTRLDRFRTGFDELFHESDDARGNPFAAEMVNTAQRTAIQEIMKELSGREQKVIACRFGLDYGTEPETLEQVGNRLGVTKERVRQIEVRTLEKLRRIARRRRVDIPGI is encoded by the coding sequence GTGGGACATTACAACACCGACACGATTTCCGAATTGGCGAACCAGCAAATGCGGTTTGCACCGCAGGCGGTGCGCCATCGACAGATCGCCGGGGCGGAAGCGCTGCTCGATCAGGTAGACGGCGCGAAGGCATACAATTTCGCAGACATCTGCAAGCGGCTAACCGGATATCGACCGGAACGGACCGACACTGGTCAGATCGCGGGCACTGATCTGATTCACGATCTGCGCTGCTTCATCGAGGATCTTTCAGAGAGTCTGAAACTTGAATCAAATGACTTCTCAGAACCGCTGCTGACGGTCAGAGAAGTCAGCGAGAAGCTCAACGTTTCGGCAAAGACGGTGGACCGGTGGAGAAACCGCGGGCTGGCAAGCCGCCGAGTGCTCGTGGGCGGCCGTCGGCGAGTTGTGATCCCGCAGTCGACGCTGGATCGATTCGTCGAGACTCACCGAGACGAAGTCGATCGCAGCCAGAACTTTCGACAGCTTTCCGACGAAGAGCGCGAGCGCATCATCTTCCTTGCTCGCCAGCTTGCATCCGAGGGGCTTGGCTTGACGGACGTGAGTCGAAGAGTCGCGCAGCGTTTTGACCGCGCGACGGAGACGATTCGCTACACACTGCGGGACTTCGACTCGAAGAACCCCCAGAATGCGATTTTCCCGACGAATGGCACGCGGTTGAGCACCAGTCACGAGAATCTGGCATACGACCTGTACTCCGCCGGCATCCCGCTGACAGACCTTGCGCGGCGTTTCGGCAGACCAAAATCAATGATCCAGGCAGTGATCGCAGACGTCCGGGCACGGCGAATCAAGTCGCTGGATATCGACTTCATCGACAGCGAGGAATTCCGTCTGCCGGACGCCGACAGAATCATCCGGACCACTGCACCGGAATACGACGAACCGGACTCGACGGCAAGAGTGCCGACGGATCTGCCCGCCTACCTGGCAGAACTGTACAACGTGCCACTTCTGAACAAGGCTCAGGAACAACACTACTTTCGTCTGATGAACTACCTGAAATTCAAGGCTTCGAACCTGCAGCAGGACCTGGACCTGAAGCAACCGAAGGGCCGACCCGTGGCCGAGATCGAAGCGATCCTGAAGGAGGTCGCGGAAGTCAAGAGCCTGTTGATTCGTTCGAACCTTCGACTTGTCGTCTCCATTGCAAAGCGTCACCTGAAGCCCGGCGCGAATTTCTTTGAACTCGTCAGCGACGGCAATATGTCGCTGATCCGTGCGATTGAGAAGTTCGACTACTTCCGGGGCAATAAGTTCTCGACGTATGCGTCATGGGCCATCATGAAGAACTTCGCGCGATCGGTGCCGGCGGAATCGACGCGGCTCGATCGATTCCGGACCGGTTTTGATGAACTGTTTCATGAATCGGATGACGCTCGTGGCAACCCGTTCGCCGCAGAGATGGTCAACACAGCTCAGCGAACGGCCATTCAGGAGATCATGAAGGAGCTGAGCGGCCGCGAACAGAAGGTAATTGCCTGCCGCTTCGGACTCGACTACGGCACTGAGCCGGAAACTCTGGAGCAGGTCGGCAACCGGCTTGGCGTCACCAAGGAACGGGTCCGGCAGATCGAAGTCAGAACGCTGGAGAAGCTGCGGCGAATCGCTCGACGGCGCCGGGTCGACATTCCGGGAATCTGA